The segment AAGGCCGAGGCTATCGCGCGGTGCATGGACGAGCACGGGTACCACACCCTCTGGTTGGCCGAGCACCACTTCCAGCACGAGGGCTACGAGTGCATTCCCAACATCATGATGGTCGCCGTCCACCTGGCCCATCTGACGTCGCGCCTGCGCATCGGCTGCGGGTTCAACATCGCTCCCATGTGGCACCCGCTCAGGCTGGCGGAAGACTTCGCCACCGCGGACATCCTCACCGGCGGGCGCACCGTCTTCGGCGTGGGCCGCGGGTACCACACTCGCGAGGTCGAGACGTTCGGCGCGCCGATGCTCGACGCCGAGGCCAACCGCGATCTCTTCGAGGAGCAGGTGGACATCGTCATGAAGGCGTTTCGCTCGGAGTCCTTCTCGCACCAGGGCAAGCACTACACCCTGCCGCCCGCCGTGCCGTATCGCGGCTACGAGCTGAAGGAGATCACCCTGGTGCCGCGGCCGCTCCGCCAGCCGGTCGAATGCTGGCAGCCGGTCGTGAGCGCCGGCGCCCGCGGGCTCGACTTCATGATGAAGCACCGCATCAAGGGGCTGATCGGCGGCGGCGCGGCGACGATGGCGGAGAAGTCGATCTACGCCTATCAGGACGCCGCGCAGCGCGCCGGGCTCGACTATGCCCTCGGCGAGGGTCTGAGCCTCGGCATCTTCTACCACCTGGCGGACTCCCGCGAGCGGGCCGTCCGCGAGATCACGCCGTGGTACGAGGAGCACGTCAAGATGTTCGGCCCGCTGGGCTTCGTGCCGGGAATCACGCCGGCGCAGCTCGAGGCGTCGACGCGCCGCGGCGGCTGGAGCGCCGCCGGTGTCCCGACCGTCGAGGACTACATGAAGGTCGGCGCCTGGTTCGCCGGCCCGCCCGAGGAGCTGATCGCCTACCTGCGATCGCTCGAGGAGAAGTTTCCCGGCCTCGAGTATGTGCACCTGAGCAACAGCATGGGCATGCCAAAGGACGCGATGCTGGAACAGATCGCCAGGCTCGGCAAGGACGTGCTGCCGAAGTTCACAGCCCAAGCGGCGTGACGAGCCCCGGGGAGTTGGCGGCGCTCTGGCCGCTCGATCGCGGCGTCGCGTTCCTGAATCACGGCTCGTACGGCGCGTGCCCGACCGAGGTCCTCCGACACCAGGCGGCGCTCCGCGCTGAGATGGAGGCGGAACCGGTCCGCTTCCTGGGACGCGAGCTGGACGGCCGCCTCGACGCCGCGCGCGAGGCGCTCGCCGCCTTCGTGGGCGCCGATCCCGACGATTTCGCCTTCATCACCAATGCAACGTCCGGCGTCAACGCCGTGCTCCGGTCGCTTACGCTCTCGGCAGGCGACGAGCTGCTCACGACGGACCACGCCTATGCCGCCTGCCGGAACACGCTGGACTACGTCGCCGGTCGGAGCGGCGCGCGGGTCAACGTCGCCGTCGTCCCGTTCCCCGTCAGCTCGAAGGAGGCCGTCGTGGACGCGGTCCTGGCGAAGGTGACGCCGCGGACCCGCCTGGCGCTCCTCGACCACATCACGAGCCCCACCGGGCTCATCCTGCCCATCGAGCGGCTCGTCGCCGAGCTTGCGCGCCGCGGCGTCGAGACGCTGGTGGACGGCGCGCATGCGCCCGGCATGGTGCCGCTCGACCTCCGCACGCTGGGGGCGACGTACTACAGCGCCAACTGTCACAAGTGGCTCTGCGCGCCGAAGGGCTCGGCGTTCCTCTGGGTGCGGCGCGACCGCCAGGCCGACATCCGCCCGCTGACGATCAGCCACGGCGCGACGGCCGTGCGGCCGGGCCGCTCGCGCTTCCGGCTCGAGTTCGACTGGACGGGTACCCAGGACCCGACGGCGTGGCTGACGGTGCCGAAGGCGATCGAATACCTTGGCGGCCTGATCCCGGGCGGGTGGCCGGCCGTGATGGCGCGCAACCGCGCGCTTACGCTCGAGGCGCGCCGGCTTCTCTGCGCCGCCGCCGGCACGCCACCACCGTGTCCCGACCAGATGCTCGGCTCGCTCGCCAGCGTTATCCTGCCCGACAGCACGACCACCGAGACCGGATGGCGGGTGCGTGATCCGATCCAGGGGCGGCTCTTCGACGGCTGGGGCATCGAGGTGCCGATCATGCGCTGGCCCGCCGCGCCCCGGCGGCTTCTCAGGATCTCCGCTCAGCTCTACAACACGCCCGACCAGTACGCCCGGCTGGCTGACGCCCTCGGCAAGGAGCTGGCCGCCGAGCGCGCGTCGATCTAGCGGACGACGACCGGCTTCCTCGAGGGCGGCGCCGGCGCGTCGCCCGGCGCTTAGTGCATCACGAGGCCGCCGTCGACGCTGAGGGCCTGGCCGGTCATGTAGCCCGACCGCGGCCCCGCGAGGAAGGCGACCACGTGGGCCACGTCTTCCGGCTTCTCCATGCGTCCGAGAGGCACCTGGGCCGCGCGGTGGCGGGTGAACTCTTCCGCCGTCATGCCCAGGAGCGCGCCCTGCTCCTTCGACACTTGCGACCACATGTCGGTCTCGACGTAGCCGGGGCAGACGCAGTTCACGCGGATGCCGTCGGCGGCGTGAGCGAGGGCGAGGCTCTTGGTCATGCTGACGACGGCGGCCTTGCTGGCATTGTAGGGAAGGTTGGTCTTGCTGCCGATCTTGCCCGCCATGGACGCCAGGCTGACGATGCTGCCGCTCTTCTGCGCGATCATCGCCGGCAGCACCGCCTGGCTGGCGAAGAACACCGCCTTGGCGTTGATGGTCATGATCGCGTCCCAGTGGTCCTCGGTGACGTCGAGGGTCGCGGCGGCGCGATAGATGCCGGCGTTGTTGACGAGGATGTCGATGCGCCCGAATTCGGCCTTGGCGCGGTCCACCATGGCGCGCAGGTCGGCGCGCGAGGTTACGTCGGTCGGCGCCACGACGGCACGCCGCCCGAGCGCGCCTACCTCCTCAGCGGTGCGCTTGGCCCCGGCCTGGTCCAGCTCGGCGATGACGACGTCGGCGCCCTGACGCGCCAGCTCAAGAGCGGTGGCGCGGCCGATGCCGCGGCCCGCGCCGGTGACGATGGCGACCTGTCCCTTGAGTTCCATGGCGGACGCTAGCGGGCGCCGGTCGGGAGCTGGTCGAAGGGCAGGTCGCGGTCCACGCGCACGTCCTGCGGCAGACCGAGCACGCGCTCGGCGATGATGTTGCGAAGGATCTCGTCGGTGCCCGCGGCGATGCGCCCGCCCGGCGAGGTGAGGAGCGACTCCTGGAAGGCGGCCCGCAGCGGCGCCGTGTCCTTGTCCATAATCACGCCGCCCATGTCGAGCAGATCCATGGCGAAGGAGGCGATCTCCTGCGCCTTGGGCGCGTTGACGAGCTTGCCGATGGAGTTCTCCGGGCCCGGCGTCTCGCCGCGCGAGAGCGCGGTCATGGTGCGGAAGCGCGTGAGGCGGACGCCCTGGGTCTTCACGTAGAGATCGGCCAGCCGCTCGCGGACGGCCGCGTTGGCGATGGCGGGGCCGTCTTCGAGCGAGACCGAGCGGGCCAGGCCGAAGATCTCCTCGAAGTCAGGACCGCGGAGATCGCCCGAGGCGAGGCGCTCGTTCATGAGCGTGGTGATGGCCACGCCCCAGCCGGCGCCCACGGCCCCGAGCCGCTGGCTGTCCGGGATGCGCACGTCGGTGAAGTAGACCTCGTTGAAGTGGGACGCGCCCGAGATCTGCTTGATGCGCCGGGTCTCGATGCCCGGCGACTTCATGGACAGGAAGAAGAACGTGAGGCCCTTGTGCTTGACCGTCTTGGGATCGCTGCGCGCCACCAGGATGCCCCAGTCCGCCCAGTGCGCGCCCGATGTCCAGATCTTCTGCCCGTTGATCACCCACTCGTCGCCGTCGCGCTGGGCGCGCGTGCGCAGGCCGGCCAGATCGGAGCCGGCGCCCGGCTCGGAGAAGAGCTGGCACCACACCTCGTCGCCGCACAGGGCGGCCGGCGCGTAGCGCCGCTTCTGCGCGTCGGTGCCGTAGGTGAACAGCGTGGGCATGCACATGCCGAGCCCGATCTCGAAGTAGCCGCGCGGCACGAGATAGCGCGACTCCTCCTGCGAGTAGATCACCTGGTAGATCGGAGACAGGGCGCGCCCGCCCGACTCGACCGGCCAGTGGAGCGCGGCGAAGCCGGCCTCGGCTTTCTTGTGCTGGAATGCTTTGGCGCGCTCGAAGCCGTCATAGCCGTCGCGGCCCGAGTAGCGGCTCTGCCAGGTCTCGAAGGCGCCGCTTTTGGTCTCTGCGTTCGCCCCGAGCCACTGGCGGGCCTCGGCTCGAAAAGCGGCTTCTTCTCGCGTGTCGTCGAAATCCACGGTGATCTCCTAGGCGGCGCCGGCTTGAAGCCGCGTCACCAGCAAATCTTTCCAGCGGCGGGCGCTGCCCAGCATGAGGGCGGTGAGCTTGGCGCGCCGGTAGTGCAGGTGGCAGTCGAACTCCCAGGTGAAGCCCATGCCGCCATGCACCTGAATGTTCTCTTTGGCGTTTTGGTAGTAGGCCTCGCTGGCCGCCACGCGTGCGGTTGCGGCGGCCACCGGAAGCTCGGGCGCATCCTTCGAGAGCGCCCAGGCGCCGTAGTAGGCGTTCGACCGCGCCAGCTCGACGGCCACGTACATGTCGGCCAGCTTGTGCTTGATGGCCTGGAAGGAGGCGATCTGCCGCCCGAACGCGAAGCGGCCGAGCGCGCATTCCCGTGCCATGTCAAGCGCCGCCTGCGCGCCGCCGAGCTGTTCGAAGGCCACGAGCACGGCCGCGCGGTCGAGCAGCCGCTCCACGAGCGGCCAACCAGCGGAGGGAGCGCCGAGTGGCTCAGCCGCGGCGCTGTCGAAGACCAGCCGGGCGTGGGAGCGCGTGGGGTCCACGGTGGTGACATGAGTGCGAGCGACGCCTAGTCCTTTGAGATCCACAAGGAAGAGACCGGCGGGTCCGCCGGCTGTTTCAGAGGCCACCACCACGGCGAAGTCCGCCACGTCGCCGTCCATTACGGGGATCTTCGTGCCGCTCACGCGCCCGCCGTCGGCGCGCGTCGTGATATTGCCAGGCGTCGCCACCTGCGGGCCCTCGGCCAGCGCGAAACAACCGATCGCTTCTCCCTGGGCGATGCGCGGCAGCCAGCGCTTCTTCTGGGCTGGGCTGCCCGCGAGCAGCAGGGCCTCGGCGGCGAGGTAGATCGTCGAGGAGAAGGGCGTCGGCGCGAGGCTCCGGCCCAGCTCTTCGGCGAGGACGCACAGCTCGAGGTAACCGAAGCCGGCGCCGCCGTGGGTCTCCGGGATGGCGGTGCCCATCCAGCCCATCTCAGCCATCCCCCGCCACAACTCGGCGTCATACGGCGCGGCGCCCTCGAGGATGCGCCGGACGCGGGCGGAGGAGGCGTGCTCGGCAAGGAACTTCCGCGCCTGGTCGCGCAACGATCTCTGATCCGGCGAGAAATCGAAGTTCACGGCGCGAGGATCATACGGTATCCGCGGGCTCGACGCCAGCCGGACCCGGGGGCGCCGCGGCGCCGGCGCGCTCCGTTCACCACGCCCGGCGGCGCCGCCCGGCTATACTGGCATGATCGAGCGAGCGCAGGGCTCGCCGCGCAACAGGGGACCCCAGGAGAATCTCGATGACGACGCTCACGCCCGCGTTCAAGCAGATCGCGTCAGGACTACGCTTTCCCGAGGGTCCCGTGGCGATGCCGGACGGCTCCGTCATCCTGGTCGAGATCGAGCGCCAGACGCTCTCACGCGTCACGCCCGACGGGAAGACCCACGTGATCGCCCAGCTCGGCGGCGGCCCGAACGGCGCGGCGATGGGTCCGGGCGGCAAGATCTACGTGACCAATAACGGCGGGCTCAAGTTCGTCGAGCGGCCGGGCAAGCTGTTTCCGGTTCTCCAGGCCGATGACTACACCGGGGGCAGCATCCAGATCGTGGATCCCGAGACCGGCAAGTTCGACACGCTCTACGATCGCTGCGACGGCCAGAAGCTCAAGGGGCCGAACGACCTTGTGTTCGACGGCGCCGGCGGGTTCTGGTTCACCGACCTCGGCAAGACGCGCGAGCGCGACAGCGACCGCGGTGTCGTCTACTACGCCAAGGCCGACGGGTCCTTGATCCGCGAGGCGATCTTCCCGCTCGAGCGTCCGAACGGGATCGGGCTTTCGCCGGACGAGAAGACGCTCTACGTCGTCGAGACGCCGACGGCGCGCTGCTGGTCCTTCCGGCTCTCGGCCCCGGGCGAGATCGAGTCCGCGAACGGACCGTACCGGGGCGAGAAGGGCAAGGTCGTCTTCGGGCTCGGCGGCTATCAGATGTTCGATTCGCTGGCGGTGGACGGCGAGGGCCATGTCTGCGTGGCAACCTTGATCACGGGCGCCGTCAGCGACATCTGGCCGGATGGCAGCCGCGTCGACCAGTACATGCTGCCCGACATGATGGTCACGAACGTCTGCTTCGGCGGCCGTGACCTGCGAACCGCGTACGCGACGCTGTCGATGGGCGGCACCCTCGTGTCGTTCGAGTGGCCGCGCCCCGGGCTGCCGCTGCGCCACCTCAACCGCTAGCCGGGTAGCCGGGGTCAGGTCTTGAATTGCTACATTGCGGAGCGAGATCTCTCGCGATTGGCCGAGGACAGGCGGCGTGAAATGTCGTAATGCAAGACCTGACCCCGATCATTATCGACGTCCCTTGACCCTGGCCGCGTTCCGCGTCCGCAGCTTCCGCTTCCAGTGGCCCGCCGACCTGCTCACGTCGCTGGCGTTCGAGATGGAGACGGTCATCCTGGGCTGGTACGTCCTGGTGCAGACCGGCTCGGTGCTCCTGCTCACCGCGTTCGGCTCGCTGCTGTTCCTGGGCACTCTCCTCGCGCCGATGTACGGGGTGCTGGGCGACCGGCTCGGCGGCCGGGCGATGCTGACCGCGATGCGCGCGGTCTACGCTGTCCTGGCCGCGCTCCTCACGATCCTGAGCCTGACGGGGAGCCTGACACCCGTGTGGGTGTTCGCTATCGCAACGCTCGTCGGCCTCGTCCGCCCAAACGATCTCGTGCTCCGGAACTCGCTCATCGGCGAAACGATTCCGTCGCAGCACCTGATGGGCGCCGTGGGCCTGTCCCGCGCCACCATGGATTCCGCCCGCGTGGCCGGCGCGCTCGCCGGCGCGGGCCTCTCCACCGTCCTCGGCATCGGGCCCGCCTACCTCCTCATTACGACACTCTATCTCACGAGCGGCGCGCTGACGTTCGGCGTGGCGCGAAGACATCCGGTGCCTGATCCGGGTGAAGCGCCGCGCGCGGTCTCTCCGGGCGTCACGACCGTCGCGATGTCCAGCCCCTCGAGCGGCCGTGATCTCAAGGACGGCCTCCTCCACGTTCTGCGGACGCCTGCGCTGCTCGCCCCGATGTGGCTGGCGTTTCTGATCAACCTCACCGCCTACCCCGTTTCAAACGGCCTCCTGCCCTATGTCGCCAAGAACATCTACCTCGTTGACGCCAGGGGC is part of the Candidatus Rokuibacteriota bacterium genome and harbors:
- a CDS encoding LLM class flavin-dependent oxidoreductase, which encodes MITKFSNVYAGHIDLGDMGQLATPANERRYPNERLVSVFAKAEAIARCMDEHGYHTLWLAEHHFQHEGYECIPNIMMVAVHLAHLTSRLRIGCGFNIAPMWHPLRLAEDFATADILTGGRTVFGVGRGYHTREVETFGAPMLDAEANRDLFEEQVDIVMKAFRSESFSHQGKHYTLPPAVPYRGYELKEITLVPRPLRQPVECWQPVVSAGARGLDFMMKHRIKGLIGGGAATMAEKSIYAYQDAAQRAGLDYALGEGLSLGIFYHLADSRERAVREITPWYEEHVKMFGPLGFVPGITPAQLEASTRRGGWSAAGVPTVEDYMKVGAWFAGPPEELIAYLRSLEEKFPGLEYVHLSNSMGMPKDAMLEQIARLGKDVLPKFTAQAA
- a CDS encoding acyl-CoA dehydrogenase family protein, which produces MNFDFSPDQRSLRDQARKFLAEHASSARVRRILEGAAPYDAELWRGMAEMGWMGTAIPETHGGAGFGYLELCVLAEELGRSLAPTPFSSTIYLAAEALLLAGSPAQKKRWLPRIAQGEAIGCFALAEGPQVATPGNITTRADGGRVSGTKIPVMDGDVADFAVVVASETAGGPAGLFLVDLKGLGVARTHVTTVDPTRSHARLVFDSAAAEPLGAPSAGWPLVERLLDRAAVLVAFEQLGGAQAALDMARECALGRFAFGRQIASFQAIKHKLADMYVAVELARSNAYYGAWALSKDAPELPVAAATARVAASEAYYQNAKENIQVHGGMGFTWEFDCHLHYRRAKLTALMLGSARRWKDLLVTRLQAGAA
- a CDS encoding SMP-30/gluconolactonase/LRE family protein is translated as MTTLTPAFKQIASGLRFPEGPVAMPDGSVILVEIERQTLSRVTPDGKTHVIAQLGGGPNGAAMGPGGKIYVTNNGGLKFVERPGKLFPVLQADDYTGGSIQIVDPETGKFDTLYDRCDGQKLKGPNDLVFDGAGGFWFTDLGKTRERDSDRGVVYYAKADGSLIREAIFPLERPNGIGLSPDEKTLYVVETPTARCWSFRLSAPGEIESANGPYRGEKGKVVFGLGGYQMFDSLAVDGEGHVCVATLITGAVSDIWPDGSRVDQYMLPDMMVTNVCFGGRDLRTAYATLSMGGTLVSFEWPRPGLPLRHLNR
- a CDS encoding aminotransferase class V-fold PLP-dependent enzyme, translated to MTSPGELAALWPLDRGVAFLNHGSYGACPTEVLRHQAALRAEMEAEPVRFLGRELDGRLDAAREALAAFVGADPDDFAFITNATSGVNAVLRSLTLSAGDELLTTDHAYAACRNTLDYVAGRSGARVNVAVVPFPVSSKEAVVDAVLAKVTPRTRLALLDHITSPTGLILPIERLVAELARRGVETLVDGAHAPGMVPLDLRTLGATYYSANCHKWLCAPKGSAFLWVRRDRQADIRPLTISHGATAVRPGRSRFRLEFDWTGTQDPTAWLTVPKAIEYLGGLIPGGWPAVMARNRALTLEARRLLCAAAGTPPPCPDQMLGSLASVILPDSTTTETGWRVRDPIQGRLFDGWGIEVPIMRWPAAPRRLLRISAQLYNTPDQYARLADALGKELAAERASI
- a CDS encoding acyl-CoA dehydrogenase family protein: MDFDDTREEAAFRAEARQWLGANAETKSGAFETWQSRYSGRDGYDGFERAKAFQHKKAEAGFAALHWPVESGGRALSPIYQVIYSQEESRYLVPRGYFEIGLGMCMPTLFTYGTDAQKRRYAPAALCGDEVWCQLFSEPGAGSDLAGLRTRAQRDGDEWVINGQKIWTSGAHWADWGILVARSDPKTVKHKGLTFFFLSMKSPGIETRRIKQISGASHFNEVYFTDVRIPDSQRLGAVGAGWGVAITTLMNERLASGDLRGPDFEEIFGLARSVSLEDGPAIANAAVRERLADLYVKTQGVRLTRFRTMTALSRGETPGPENSIGKLVNAPKAQEIASFAMDLLDMGGVIMDKDTAPLRAAFQESLLTSPGGRIAAGTDEILRNIIAERVLGLPQDVRVDRDLPFDQLPTGAR
- a CDS encoding SDR family NAD(P)-dependent oxidoreductase — translated: MELKGQVAIVTGAGRGIGRATALELARQGADVVIAELDQAGAKRTAEEVGALGRRAVVAPTDVTSRADLRAMVDRAKAEFGRIDILVNNAGIYRAAATLDVTEDHWDAIMTINAKAVFFASQAVLPAMIAQKSGSIVSLASMAGKIGSKTNLPYNASKAAVVSMTKSLALAHAADGIRVNCVCPGYVETDMWSQVSKEQGALLGMTAEEFTRHRAAQVPLGRMEKPEDVAHVVAFLAGPRSGYMTGQALSVDGGLVMH
- a CDS encoding MFS transporter, with the protein product MTLAAFRVRSFRFQWPADLLTSLAFEMETVILGWYVLVQTGSVLLLTAFGSLLFLGTLLAPMYGVLGDRLGGRAMLTAMRAVYAVLAALLTILSLTGSLTPVWVFAIATLVGLVRPNDLVLRNSLIGETIPSQHLMGAVGLSRATMDSARVAGALAGAGLSTVLGIGPAYLLITTLYLTSGALTFGVARRHPVPDPGEAPRAVSPGVTTVAMSSPSSGRDLKDGLLHVLRTPALLAPMWLAFLINLTAYPVSNGLLPYVAKNIYLVDARGLGWLVAGFAFGGLLGSIATVATGGPRRPERSMLVCTAIWYAVLLGFGHAGSLGAGLIALVLAGFVQNVAMISMTASLLAAAGNRFRARVMGVRTLAVYGLPLGLMAAGALIDLIGFPLTISALSVVGLVFTLLIAIRWRQSLWRLTSL